acaTTGACTCCTTGAAATGCAGAACATATATTATATGGCACTTATAGAAGTGCAGGTTCTGCAGACTGAAGTAGTTGAATAGGAACACAAGTAACAAGGCATTGCTCTAAGGAAACTGGTCCTAAGGCTGTCTCTGAGTTTTTAGAGCTATTGTGTTTATCTCTTTTTGGTATTATTTTTACTGTTagatttttacaagccatttcagattcattttttaaaagcgggatattaataataaaaataagtaataGTGAGTTTTGTAAGCACATTACATTGTGTCAGTTGAAAGCATGGAAGCAACTGTCCTTCCTGCATGTAAAGACTCTGGCCCTGAGCTGGTTTTGTTGGGTAGTTTCTGACTCAGTGAAATGCTTTATGTTTTGCAGATTTGTATCCCAAGCAAAGCAGGAGGCTAAAAATGGCAATCTGGAAGAATCTATCCACCTTTTTAGGCAGGCACTTGCAATCCGCCCAAGTGAAAAGCTGACAGTGAATATAAAAAAGCTGGAGGAAGCATTAGCTTCGTTGgccctggatcaggaggaggaTGGCTTTGTGGATGTATGTCAGAGTGGACTAATGTTGTACGGAGAAATGTATGACAATCTGTTTGACCATCAGAGAGAAGGGATTGCCTTCTTATACAGTCTATACCGTGATGGAAGGAAAGGTGGCATCCTAGCCGATGACATGGGCTTGGGAAAAACCATTCAGATAATTGCTTTCCTCTCCGGCATGTTTGATGCAGAACTCGTCCGGAGTGTGCTGCTAATTATGCCAACCACCCTTGTTAGCAACTGGATTAAAGAGTTTGCCAAATGGACCCCAGGGCTGCGAGTGAAAGTCTTTCACGGGACCTGCAAGGCTGAGCGCAGCAGAAATCTAGAGCGGATCCAGCGGCGGAACGGCGTCTTGCTCACCACTTACCAGATGCTCCTCaacaactggcagcagctctgtagcTTTGGTGGGAAGGAGTTTGTTTGGGACTATGTCATCCTTGACGAAGCACACAAAATTAAATCTCCTTCTGCCAAAACGACCAAATTGGCGCATGCCATCCCTTCAAAAAACCGCATCTTGCTCACGGGGACGCCAGTGCAGAACAACCTAAAAGAACTGTGGGCTCTCTTTGACTTTGCTTGTCAGGGATCGCTTTTGGGCACAAGCAAAACCTTCAAGATGGAATACGAAAATCCTATCACAAGAGCAAGAGCAAAGGATGCAACCCCGGGAGAGAAAGCACTGGGGCTTAAGATCTCTGAAAATCTTATCTCTATCATCAAGCCATATTTCCTAAGACGAAGTAAAGATGAACTACAGAATAAAGTTATGCCTGAACTTAAAAGCAATCTCCCGGGAGATCAAAGTAAGGCTGCTGCTCCTGCgatgccttcactgcccagaaaAAATGATTTCATAGTGTGGGTGTATTTATCACCCATACAAGAAAAAATTTATAGGGACTTCTTGTCCTTGGATCATATCAAGGAGTTGTTAATGACTATACGGTCCCCACTGGCTGAACTGAACATCTTGAAGAAGCTCTGTGATCACCCCAGACTGTTGTCGGCTCGGGCGTGTAGCCAACTTGGTCTGGAAGCCTCCAATGACAATGAGCCATATGATGGCGAAAACAATGGACTTTCAGGTATGATGAGAAACATTGAACACATTTCTGATGAGATTCTGATTGAGGAGTCAGGAAAGctgtgtttccttgtggccctgctgGAAAGGCTGCAAGAGGAAGGTCACAGAACCCTGGTGTTTTCCCAGTCAAGAAAAATGCTAGATATTATAGAGCGTATCTTAACTTGCAGGCGCTTTAAACTCATGCGCATTGATGGGACAGTGACTCATTTGGTGGAGCGCGAAAAGAGGATTGGTGTCTTTCAGAATGGCAAAGACTACTCAGTGTTTCTGCTTACCACCCAAGTAGGTGGGGTTGGTATAACACTAACGGCTGCTACCAGAGTGGTGATTTTTGATCCTAGCTGGAATCCAGCTACAGATGCTCAAGCAGTGGACAGAGTTTACAGAATTGGGCAGAAAGAGAATGTCGTAATCTACCGGCTAATTACCTGTGGGACAGTGGAAGAGAAAATCTATAGAAGGCAAGTCTTCAAAGACTCGCTAATACGGCAAAGCACAGGAGACAACAAGAACCCATACAGGTATTTCACTATGCAAGAACTAAGGGAGCTCTTCACCCTGGGAGATACTCGCAGCTCCACAACACAGCTGCAACTGCAGTCCTTGCATGCCACCCAAAGGAAGACAGATACCCATCTAGATGAGCACATTGCATATCTCCATTCCCTGGAGATATTTGGCTTATCAGACCATGACTTGATGTACACACACGAAACAGTTCATGATGACGAAGCTGAGGATGAAGAAGCCCAAAAATACATTGAACACAGGGTGCAGAAAGCCCAAGAACTGGTACAGCTGGAATCCCAACTGAAAGACCAAATGATGGGAAACCTCCAAAACACAACTGAAGGAGCATGGCTGGGAGAAATGGAATCGTCCACCCAGCCAAAGAAAAAAATGCTAAAGCCTTCTCCAAATCACACTGTTGTTCCACCTGTGCCTCTTGAACCCACAAAGAATGATGAAGTTCTCAATCTtgtaagtgatgatgatgatgagattgTCAATGTGAGCTCTAAAATGGAAAGTCTACTTATTGAGGATGATGAGCAAGCGCTCCAGAACACATCTAATATGGACACATCGCTCTCCAAGAAGGATGGATGCAAACCAACCAGCCTACAGGAATATGAGCTAAACCGTGAACAAACTCCTGTATCCTCCTTTACTGGAGCTCACTCATCATCTGAGAGGGAGAACTGCAGTCCTGAATCGCATGAGATCTCCCCAGATCTTCCTGTTGAGTCAAAAGGCAAATTTAATTATGTCCAAGTGCCCCCATTGCAGCAGTCATTTGAATATGTGCCTGATGATGATAAGCAACAAACTGAGACTGAAATGTCTCTTGATGTTTCTATAAGCCCCCAGGGAGAGGCAGGTGGAGTTGCTGAGCTAGATGCCTCAGCAGCACTTCAGCTGCAGACCAGTGAAATGTCAGAGTTCAATGCAGTGCAAAAATCTGGAATGAGTGAAACGATGGTACAGGATGAATCACTAGCTggttctcccctgtatgaggctGATTTCAACCTCATCTTAGATGATTCTGAGGATCAGCTGCAAGATGTTTCATCAAAAGAAATGTCTCTGGAGAGTACAGAAAACACGGGATTTCATCTGAAATTGGACAGCCGCTGCAGCTCTGTAGCTCACTCTGGGCTCAGAGAAAATGGGGGCAACCAAAGTCTCCAAGCTATCAAAAGTAAAACAGAATCGATGATTGCTAGTGGCTCCAACACAGCATGTGATGCATCAATGGACAACAGCGAGCTTTCTTTTGGGCATAAAAAGAAGCCAGTGAGAAGAATAGATTCAGATAGTGAAGAGGACAGTGCTGATCTTGTAATGCGTTGGGATGACAGCGGGCATAGAAAAGGCTCTGCCATGAACAGTCCAAATCAGATTTGTATGTCAACACCAAAGACCAAATGGTCCACGCCCAGTCTTTGTTTCTCTCCTAGGGTAAAAGTTAGCGGAAGAAGATCCACCGCTTCTCGAAGATCCCTTGCTAATGTCATCATGGATCAGGCAGAGGACATTGCAGAGACTATGGAATCTACCTGCTTTGTGTCTTCTGAAAGGTCTTTTCAGGATTACTTTGAAAGAGAACTAACTCAGGAATACATTGGCCTGGAATCGGTGGAGCTGGAAGAGGAGCCATTGGGTGAAACGCTAGATTCTGAGAGCAAATTTAGCTATTCACAAGATGCAGACTTTCCTGAGACGCAGGAGTCTTTTTGAGGGAGTAAATCTTTTCCCTCCTAAAACTATTCACAGTTTCTGGGGAGAAAATACAACAGCAGTTTTTCTTAGCTACAGAATTGTTCTAGAGGTTTTATactgttattttctttttttttttttttcttttttgaggcagggagaaatgaaacaaaaacttAAACCACATTTTGAATTATTACTTGTACTTTCAGAGACTCATTAAAGGCGGTCTATTGGTGTTGTGTTGTTGGGCTTTTTTGGTTTTTTACATGTACAGTTTTAATGAATTCAGACAGCTATCCAGATCAGATCTGCAGCCAACAAGTAATATCAGCCACGGCAGCGGAAAGATGGATCTGCTCCTTGAGGGAAGTGGTTTCAGACAAAGCGTAAAGCCTGGCTTGATTTGCTTGCATGTGTCTTCTTCAAAGTCTGGTTATTGTGATTTTTGTAAGAGTTAGCTGCTAAAGGTTAAAAATATACTTGGTTTAACCTTGCAAACCCGTTGGGTTAgctgctcttttctttttttttaccacATTTTAGTTAAGTGACAACTACTAGGCCAGGAAGCCTCTTAGTTCCCATAGAAGGCAGGAGTGCTTTATTTCAGAGCTGAGATAAGGAACCATTGCACaaccccagatgttactggactacaacctccatcatccttgatcattggccatgctggctgggactggtgtgAGTTGTAGACTCgtgggagggtcaaaggttcctacCCATTTCAGAGGCTTAGTTTTCACTGAAGAGCCCCCCCCCAGCCTATGTTTGGACTGGCCCACTTCTGATCACAGACAGATCCTTAAGAAACGGAATGCTCCTTTATACTAAAAATCCCCCAAAGAAAGAAAACTGGCATGATACAGGGAAAAGCTAGGCTACAGCCCTTATGCGTGACATCTAGCAGATAAATAACTGAGAAGAGCAGTGAAAGAAATCATGCATGGCTTTCAAGGATAGGTGGAATGGAAAGAAGAGAGTGGCTTTTAATAAACGAATGGGCCACTAGCTCACCTTTGCATATTTGCCTCTCCTGAAGCGGGAAGCAAGAAAAAGATTGCTGGTATTGGGTTCTGCTAGCAATATAAAATGCAAATGAGATGTTAATTGAATCAAGGCTCATTTTAATCTAAGCTCTGTATGGGCAAGGCTGTTACTGTTACAGggatgggaaagctgtggccctccagatgttgctggactactgtaTCCCTGTAATAAAATTATATTGTATtgaattgctggactacaactcccagcatgccTGATCAtctgccatactggctggggttgatgggagtggtATTCCAactatatggagggcaccaggttggggaaagcttcCTTAACCCAGGGATggtaacctgtggtcttccaaatGTTGTTAAGACTGGCTGccgtcatctctgaccattggtcatgctgcctgaggctgatgggagctgacatCTAACAACACCTGCAGGTCCAGAGGTTCACCTACCCTTCCCTAGCAATTACAGTAAGAggttatgtatatatttattaaatttgtatgctgcccttcctcccacaggagacCAGGGTACTTTGGTGGTAGAAAAGGGGTATGCAAATATGTGATGCTTATTTAAAATAGTAACACTAAAAGAGAGGAAAAATAATAAGAAATAGGTACATTTTAGTGTGTCTGCAAAATCTTGTTTGGTTCATATAAAATCTTGTTTCCAAAGCTTTTCACAGCCCTTGTTTGATGCAAGAGCCTCTTTTTCATTATGGGACACTTCCATTACTTTGCCAAATGTCAGCAGAAACCACAAAATGTTCTGAAAATATCTGTGTTTCATAATGAGTGACACTAGTGAGATAGTCTGTGGTACCTTGATGCTTACAGTGTCCTCTGTAGTGGAAAACCTCCTCCAGAAAAGCTATGTAATAATGTGTCTCTACATCCTGTCCATTATAAGTACTAGAATTATTGTTGTGCATTAGCCACAGTTTAAGGAATGTAAGATGCcatctggactgccttcaagtcgatcccgacttacagcaaccctatgaacagggttttcgtggtaagtggtagaTGCCATCTACATAGTGCTTAAAGCAGAGATTTGGAaattttgaccctccagatgttgatagactccaccccatcatccctgaccattggctatgctgcctgggtctgataggaattggaatccaacaacatctggagagctacaggttcccaaCTCCGGTTTTAAAGAGAGATTCATCATCGATATATGTGACTGACAAAACACTAAACAatatttttcccatttttttctacCATATAGGCCGATGTCCCAAAGCACAACAACATGTATTGGTTtgaaggtggtttttttttttaaaaaaagccaaccAATTCTGGCTAGAGTACATATCCTTCAtcttgaattatacagccacaagagtggctgtatactatagccagtgtggatttttctcattccacagtgttaaattgaaaataccccccatgccattttgatgcttcccataagttcatttcaaaacaaaaccttacaaaatgaatagtcctgaactcagaaacacttgcttaacaaccctctaaattttcatggtgatacacaaaacagaattgagagctcaaagtgtaaaaagagagggggggaaacagacctttcataatttgttgaaattgattaagatcagccatgttcacagagtacctgtaatcctattattcaccttgccccatactctgaccttcatcttctgcagtttaaaagtggggggggagcatgactgatttttaattaatttaagaaattttgggttgaactcaatgataatgttgggcatgctcagtaagaacccactgtcagtgttctaaaagccagactcaca
The DNA window shown above is from Rhineura floridana isolate rRhiFlo1 chromosome 16, rRhiFlo1.hap2, whole genome shotgun sequence and carries:
- the LOC133371438 gene encoding DNA excision repair protein ERCC-6-like isoform X1; the protein is MAELLGIDDPEQREQYRRFVSQAKQEAKNGNLEESIHLFRQALAIRPSEKLTVNIKKLEEALASLALDQEEDGFVDVCQSGLMLYGEMYDNLFDHQREGIAFLYSLYRDGRKGGILADDMGLGKTIQIIAFLSGMFDAELVRSVLLIMPTTLVSNWIKEFAKWTPGLRVKVFHGTCKAERSRNLERIQRRNGVLLTTYQMLLNNWQQLCSFGGKEFVWDYVILDEAHKIKSPSAKTTKLAHAIPSKNRILLTGTPVQNNLKELWALFDFACQGSLLGTSKTFKMEYENPITRARAKDATPGEKALGLKISENLISIIKPYFLRRSKDELQNKVMPELKSNLPGDQSKAAAPAMPSLPRKNDFIVWVYLSPIQEKIYRDFLSLDHIKELLMTIRSPLAELNILKKLCDHPRLLSARACSQLGLEASNDNEPYDGENNGLSGMMRNIEHISDEILIEESGKLCFLVALLERLQEEGHRTLVFSQSRKMLDIIERILTCRRFKLMRIDGTVTHLVEREKRIGVFQNGKDYSVFLLTTQVGGVGITLTAATRVVIFDPSWNPATDAQAVDRVYRIGQKENVVIYRLITCGTVEEKIYRRQVFKDSLIRQSTGDNKNPYRYFTMQELRELFTLGDTRSSTTQLQLQSLHATQRKTDTHLDEHIAYLHSLEIFGLSDHDLMYTHETVHDDEAEDEEAQKYIEHRVQKAQELVQLESQLKDQMMGNLQNTTEGAWLGEMESSTQPKKKMLKPSPNHTVVPPVPLEPTKNDEVLNLVSDDDDEIVNVSSKMESLLIEDDEQALQNTSNMDTSLSKKDGCKPTSLQEYELNREQTPVSSFTGAHSSSERENCSPESHEISPDLPVESKGKFNYVQVPPLQQSFEYVPDDDKQQTETEMSLDVSISPQGEAGGVAELDASAALQLQTSEMSEFNAVQKSGMSETMVQDESLAGSPLYEADFNLILDDSEDQLQDVSSKEMSLESTENTGFHLKLDSRCSSVAHSGLRENGGNQSLQAIKSKTESMIASGSNTACDASMDNSELSFGHKKKPVRRIDSDSEEDSADLVMRWDDSGHRKGSAMNSPNQICMSTPKTKWSTPSLCFSPRVKVSGRRSTASRRSLANVIMDQAEDIAETMESTCFVSSERSFQDYFERELTQEYIGLESVELEEEPLGETLDSESKFSYSQDADFPETQESF
- the LOC133371438 gene encoding DNA excision repair protein ERCC-6-like isoform X2, yielding MEQRFVSQAKQEAKNGNLEESIHLFRQALAIRPSEKLTVNIKKLEEALASLALDQEEDGFVDVCQSGLMLYGEMYDNLFDHQREGIAFLYSLYRDGRKGGILADDMGLGKTIQIIAFLSGMFDAELVRSVLLIMPTTLVSNWIKEFAKWTPGLRVKVFHGTCKAERSRNLERIQRRNGVLLTTYQMLLNNWQQLCSFGGKEFVWDYVILDEAHKIKSPSAKTTKLAHAIPSKNRILLTGTPVQNNLKELWALFDFACQGSLLGTSKTFKMEYENPITRARAKDATPGEKALGLKISENLISIIKPYFLRRSKDELQNKVMPELKSNLPGDQSKAAAPAMPSLPRKNDFIVWVYLSPIQEKIYRDFLSLDHIKELLMTIRSPLAELNILKKLCDHPRLLSARACSQLGLEASNDNEPYDGENNGLSGMMRNIEHISDEILIEESGKLCFLVALLERLQEEGHRTLVFSQSRKMLDIIERILTCRRFKLMRIDGTVTHLVEREKRIGVFQNGKDYSVFLLTTQVGGVGITLTAATRVVIFDPSWNPATDAQAVDRVYRIGQKENVVIYRLITCGTVEEKIYRRQVFKDSLIRQSTGDNKNPYRYFTMQELRELFTLGDTRSSTTQLQLQSLHATQRKTDTHLDEHIAYLHSLEIFGLSDHDLMYTHETVHDDEAEDEEAQKYIEHRVQKAQELVQLESQLKDQMMGNLQNTTEGAWLGEMESSTQPKKKMLKPSPNHTVVPPVPLEPTKNDEVLNLVSDDDDEIVNVSSKMESLLIEDDEQALQNTSNMDTSLSKKDGCKPTSLQEYELNREQTPVSSFTGAHSSSERENCSPESHEISPDLPVESKGKFNYVQVPPLQQSFEYVPDDDKQQTETEMSLDVSISPQGEAGGVAELDASAALQLQTSEMSEFNAVQKSGMSETMVQDESLAGSPLYEADFNLILDDSEDQLQDVSSKEMSLESTENTGFHLKLDSRCSSVAHSGLRENGGNQSLQAIKSKTESMIASGSNTACDASMDNSELSFGHKKKPVRRIDSDSEEDSADLVMRWDDSGHRKGSAMNSPNQICMSTPKTKWSTPSLCFSPRVKVSGRRSTASRRSLANVIMDQAEDIAETMESTCFVSSERSFQDYFERELTQEYIGLESVELEEEPLGETLDSESKFSYSQDADFPETQESF